The sequence TTAGCGAGTGGCCTCATCGCTGAACGGTAGAGGTCTGCGGTCTCATCTGAGCACTGAGCCTTCACAGCAGCCTTGTGGTTCTGTCGTTGAAGATGCGCGTAGACAAAGAGCCGCTCTCCTGCCCGCTCTCCGACCGACCgtgggagctgctgcagtgcaccGCATAGGTCCGGTTTTGTGCTGCCCATCTCAGCCCTGTGAAATACTCCTAGGCAAAGGAGGTGTTTCAGTACGAGAGAAGGCGAGCGTTTGttgaagcagcgccgccggaTTGGAGCGTCTGCGCTTCGCAGTGAGGGATAGCGCTTATCTCTCCACGGCAGCCCACGTGTGCCGGTGCGTTCCAAACATCACCTCCCCACCCGCCTGTGAATGTGcgtgctttctttttcgcctcctcgcgtgtCAGCACGCCTGTGTTGTCGCTGGCTGTCACTCACCCGTTGTACGCACGCGAGGCCGCCGatcacacgcgcaccgctcGTGAGGCTGAAGtccagagagagaaaacaaaaaaggggaCGGACAGCAAGACGTGCTGAGGTGGATAGTGGCATGGAGACGCCAAGAGATGGTATCTCGGAGGCGCAATGCGGGGCATGAGGTGGCTTCCGAGATGGGGTTTGGATAGTCTACGGTGTTGCCCTGACACCGTCACCGCGTTACATACAGGTCTCCTCGAgacgcaccgctgcgctcgagtcacctcccaccccactcctccCACCAACATTCGTACAACACCCTTCtcagcccccacccccgcgaAATGTTTAGTCTTTACCTGAAGTTGTCGCATCGAGTGTTCCTACCGGATAGAATCAGCTGAAGAAGGTGTGCGCGAGGACATAAGAGAAAGACTGCGAGCAGCACCCGCAGACATGTGTTCCACAGAGACACAAGGCTTGCCGCCCGCCAGCCTCACCCActtcctcgccctcccccctccgccaccagTCGCTCCATGAGTTCAGATGAACGCCAGCATGCAGGCAGCCTCGCCGATGTTGAGGGTGTGGTGATGCCAGCGAGAGGGGATGTAAAGAAAGCTGTCGCACCTGGAAACGCACGTGCACCTTTGCCGCCCCTGCAGGTGTGAAGGTCGACAGGGCGCGACGAAACCGCGCTCAGCGTCCTGTCGTCTGGGTCACGGCGCAGCTCGCTGGGTCACCAGCGCTTACAGTCGTGCAGCATCTCAGTGAAGACCGTACCGTGTGTGAGGGGGTACACCAGCACTGCTGCCTGCAAAACCGAAGCTGAGCGCTGGTTTTCGATGCGCGCCCACGAACTTCGTAGAGAGAGCGTACAGAGAGCTCGCCTTTGTCCAGGTACGGTGATGCGAATCGCTGAAGCGATACCAGTAAAGGTTGCCgtgcaccctccctcccatccGGTTGATTGGCGACCGTGGCTGTGAATGTGGTGTGGCATCGTTGTCTGGAGCTTGGCGTACGAGTCGCGACTGCCAGCCGGCCATGTGATCTCGCCATAGCCGTGTGGATCGAGGTAGCGCGTGCTTCGGCAGAGCCTCCTCTGAACGGCGGTTGCGACGGTCTTCTGTCTCAGCAGGGTGTCAGATGCGCACTGGACAACGTTGCCCATAAACGCGAAGCAAGACGTTGGTGGTCAGCTCATCGTACGGGACTCCATCGATGCTGCACTCCCCTGACTCCGAATCCGTGTACACCGGCGATACGTCTCCACTCCGGCTGCGCGCCGGGAGACCACGCCGCCTTGTATATATACCGCTCGCAGCGTCGACGGACGACCCTCCAGCTCAGATGGGTGGTGCCCCGTCCGGTAGTACAGGTCAACCAGGAACAGTGCCGGGGTGCCCGTGTGTAGCCGtcccatcaccaccaccgccacaccCAATCACCTAAGGGCAATGGTGCACCTTGCACAAGAGGGGCGTGGGCCAAGAGGAGGTCGCCAACAATCGANNNNNNNNNNNNNNNNNNNNNNNNNNNNNNNNNNNNNNNNNNNNNNNNNNNNNNNNNNNNNNNNNNNNNNNNNNNNNNNNNNNNNNNNNNNNNNNNNNNNtgcgcttcttctttgtCCATTGTGTGCCATGGTGTACATGGCAAAAAAACACGATGTGTACCGCTGACCACACACGTGAGCGTTGGCGCTACGCACGGACAGGCGCGCGTTCgcctgtgcgtctgtgtgtagGTACTTGTGGGGCTCACGTGCGAACAGTGAGAGAGacaagcacgcgcacgcgtgccaACAACGCGTGAAactccctcccctcgccaAGCGCAGTCGATGTGGTGGGCATCCCCGAGAACAGACGCTCGTCAGCAAGACCAGGACGCGACGGGTATACGCCGGAGGCGTTCACGTTTGGCGAAGACGCACCAGTGTGTCCTGCAGCTCTTTCATCTCAGCCTCGAACATGGCAAGTGCGGCCGCCCATTCCTCCGTGTGGGCATGGGAGCTTCGCGCCTCGCCATCGATAATGGTAGTGGATTGAGTCGCGTGCAGTGCTGCGCCGAAGCTAACACAGTCACATGCCGGGCATCGACTCGTTTGAGGCGAGAGGCGTGGATGGAAAGTACACTCCTCCACTGAACTCTCGACTACCCGCAGCTTCAGCTTTCGCAGTCGCGCGAGTCGGCGTCGCTCACGCTCGGCGGTACGGGAGAGAAATCCCTGCCAGCAACGCGGCAGTGCCGAGGTTGACGATCGGATCGCTGTGGGCTCATCTAGCTGCGCCGACGgcacgtgcggcgctgctgccactgcgtcCAAGGGTGCGCGTCGCGTCGAGATGCACTTAGCGAGTGGCCTCATCGCTGAACGGTAGAGGTCTGCGGTCTCATCTGAGCACTGAGCCTTCACAGCAGCCTTGTGGTTCTGTCGTTGAAGATGCGCGTAGACAAAGAGCCGCTCTCCTGCCCGCTCTCCGACCGACCgtgggagctgctgcagtgcaccGCATAGGTCCGGTTTTGTGCTGCCCATCTCAGCCCTGTGAAATACTCCTAGGCAAAGGAGGTGTTTCAGTACGAGAGAAGGCGAGCGTTTGttgaagcagcgccgccggaTTGGAGCGTCTGCGCTTCGCAGTGAGGGATAGCGCTTATCTCTCCACGGCAGCCCACGTGTGCCGGTGCGTTCCAAACATCACCTCCCCACCCGCCTGTGAATGTGcgtgctttctttttcgcctcctcgcgtgtCAGCACGCCTGTGTTGTCGCTGGCTGTCACTCACCCGTTGTACGCACGCGAGGCCGCCGatcacacgcgcaccgctcGTGAGGCTGAAGtccagagagagaaaacaaaaaaggggaCGGACAGCAAGACGTGCTGAGGTGGATAGTGGCATGGAGACGCCAAGAGATGGTATCTCGGAGGCGCAATGCGGGGCATGAGGTGGCTTCCGAGATGGGGTTTGGATAGTCTACGGTGTTGCCCTGACACCGTCACCGCGTTACATACAGGTCTCCTCGAgacgcaccgctgcgctcgagtcacctcccaccccactcctccCACCAACATTCGTACAACACCCTTCtcagcccccacccccgcgaAATGTTTAGTCTTTACCTGAAGTTGTCGCATCGAGTGTTCCTACCGGATAGAATCAGCTGAAGAAGGTGTGCGCGAGGACATAAGAGAAAGACTGCGAGCAGCACCCGCAGACATGTGTTCCACAGAGACACAAGGCTTGCCGCCCGCCAGCCTCACCCActtcctcgccctcccccctccgccaccagTCGCTCCATGAGTTCAGATGAACGCCAGCATGCAGGCAGCCTCGCCGATGTTGAGGGTGTGGTGATGCCAGCGAGAGGGGATGTAAAGAAAGCTGTCGCACCTGGAAACGCACGTGCACCTTTGCCGCCCCTGCAGGTGTGAAGGTCGACAGGGCGCGACGAAACCGCGCTCAGCGTCCTGTCGTCTGGGTCACGGCGCAGCTCGCTGGGTCACCAGCGCTTACAGTCGTGCAGCATCTCAGTGAAGACCGTACCGTGTGTGAGGGGGTACACCAGCACTGCTGCCTGCAAAACCGAAGCTGAGCGCTGGTTTTCGATGCGCGCCCACGAACTTCGTAGAGAGAGCGTACAGAGAGCTCGCCTTTGTCCAGGTACGGTGATGCGAATCGCTGAAGCGATACCAGTAAAGGTTGCCgtgcaccctccctcccatccGGTTGATTGGCGACCGTGGCTGTGAATGTGGTGTGGCATCGTTGTCTGGAGCTTGGCGTACGAGTCGCGACTGCCAGCCGGCCATGTGATCTCGCCATAGCCGTGTGGATCGAGGTAGCGCGTGCTTCGGCAGAGCCTCCTCTGAACGGCGGTTGCGACGGTCTTCTGTCTCAGCAGGGTGTCAGATGCGCACTGGACAACGTTGCCCATAAACGCGAAGCAAGACGTTGGTGGTCAGCTCATCGTACGGGACTCCATCGATGCTGCACTCCCCTGACTCCGAATCCGTGTACACCGGCGATACGTCTCCACTCCGGCTGCGCGCCGGGAGACCACGCCGCCTTGTATATATACCGCTCGCAGCGTCGACGGACGACCCTCCAGCTCAGATGGGTGGTGCCCCGTCCGGTAGTACAGGTCAACCAGGAACAGTGCCGGGGTGCCCGTGTGTAGCCGtcccatcaccaccaccgccacaccCAATCACCTAAGGGCAATGGTGCACCTTGCACAAGAGGGGCGTGGGCCAAGAGGAGGTCGCCAACAATCTGCTGCTTTAGTGAGTCACCCCTGCTGTATGGAGAAGCAAGCAAGACGCACCGCCGCAAAGTGGGACGTTCAGAGGGAAGACACGTAAACCAACGATCTCCCCACCGCCTTTGCTGTGAATGCGGCGGCACTCATGCGATGCAGCCTAGAAGAATGCGGTGCATGGAAGCCGTACGACAGCTGCTGTGTCTGTAGGCCCTCGCGAGGGCAGAGACGAACAAATGGCCATCACAATTGCATAGCTAATCAGAGAGCCGCGGAGGGGCCGGCAGAGGTTGGGCTCTTCACGCGAGGAGCCACACGACGACAGACGACAGGGTTAGGTGCGCAGTGGGCCGAAgtggagagagcgagtgagATAGTGAAAGAAAAGATGGGAGCCGCATCATGTCGGCATGCACtcacagggggaggggggcaccaACACCGCGAGATGTGGCGACAgtgagaagagaggagagccaAAGGGCACGGTGTGCCCTGCGTGTATTCCGTGACCTTTTGCCTCTTCTCCGAGCCCCTCTTCCACCATGGAGCACCGCTCTTGAAGAGCGGAGAGGGCGCTGCGCTACACACACGCTCTGTAAGCACCTGCATCACAAGGCGCCGGTGCGACGCCCCAACAGTCGCACGAAGAGTCATAACCAGTCACACACAGCCCAACTCGGCACACTACACATATCTTCGCCTGCCGGGCATGCCATGTGCCGTTCTGTTGATGTCTGCTGAAGTCATACTTCATGAGATGGAAAGCCCGTCGCCGTACACCTTTACAGGTGCATtacgaagaggaaggggcgaCATACAGAGTCTGGCAAAAGAGGGGATACGACAGGAGACACgacacacacccgcgcacacgcagggcttgcgcgtgcgtaggagaggaggagagagtgaggagcgccgtccccccccctccccagcaCAGACGCATACACCAAGAAACACAAAGGAACAAGTTAGATTTCAGAAACAAAGAGGCGGGACACCGTGAAAAGAGTCGCaacggagggggaggcaaaGAATGAACGCCGGCGCGTAAACGTAccacacagacatgcacgAACATGACGAGAGGGAGATGTGATAGAAGGGCTCCGTGGTAAGAAGAAaagcccctccctccctccctcccccctaaccctccacacacacagagacacacacaggctTGCTCGCGTGGGTTcatgcttgtgtgtgtgtgtgtggagggttaggggggagggagggagggagggagggaggggcttTTCTTCTTGGTTTTTGGCATTGTTTGACTCGCCTCTTCGGTCTCCTCGTGAGGTCACAGCGATTTTATAGGTTGTCGAGGGCAGCGAGGGGGTCGTCCATGATGACCTCATTACGGTCAATCGCGTTCtggtcatcgtcgtcgtcctgcgcgtcatcctcgtcgttcACAAAGATATAATCAGTGTTGCCGTTGTTatcgcgctcctcggcagaCCGGAAGTCACGCGGGATGGCGTTCTCCTTCACCAGCAGACGGACCTCGGCCGGGGTGAAGCGGTGAATAATGTCGACTACGTCGTTCTCATTGAATTCGCGCTTTGCAACGAGCACTACGTCGCCCTGACCGATCCACACCTTGCGCACCATGGCGCCGCGGATGGCCCCGATGACGGTGGAACCACCAGCGAGCTGGAGCTCGAGACGGAGGTTGCCGAGCGCCTTCTTTACCTGCGCGTACTCCTCGCCCTCGTCGGGGTTGGCGTAGGTGAGGTCACGCTTCTGGTTCTGCATGTTGCCCTTTGAGTTACCAGCCTTGAAGGACTTACCGCCCTTACCCATGTTCTTTGGCATTTTGGCGAGAGAATGttggcgggggggggagatcAGATACCGACAGGACAAAGGGAAGAAGCTCAGCCACGGGACGGCCGCCTCTTAttggggagaagggaggggactGGGAGATGTACGTGCAAGAGTGAGCAACAGACAATGGAGACAGACAAGAGCGgtggcgcgtggcggcgtttGTTAGCGGTGATAAAGATCAACTGCGgggcgcacagacacagagcaATGCGTTGGGCAAGAGAGATGACGATGATAATGATGATGAATGTGAGGGGGCGATAATGTCACCGTGGCACGCAccacgtatgtgtgtgtaacAGAAGGAGGGAGACGCAAAAAatgcagcggcagagaaaGTGAAGCGATGTCTGGCGCGTTGATTATAGCAGCGACGCAGTGCGAAGAGAGCAGGAGATCATCCTGTATCCATTTCCATCGCGTCCATCCAGCTACCatggcggcacggcgccagcgccactcggccccacccacccacacacacatacacaccagcagtaggcagtgtgagCGCCGGgggggatacgctcgagGCGCATGGGCATCTTGGACACCACATATCAACGGTACAAACGTGCTCACGCGGTCGCAGGTCGACCCGACGcacaacgccatccagggcctgaccgcggacagcagcagcgatacatcgcaccgacctcccctccctccctccctacgTCGTCGACACTCCACCCTGCAACCAAGAGAAGTGGTTCGGCATTGGCAAGGATAGGGCCAGCGGAGCATCAGGTAAGTAAATTCTCGTTCAAAGCTGCGCacggggaaggagaggaccAGGCACAAGCGGTGCGGCACCCGCGTGTCTCTTTCGCTTGTGTACAAGCGCACATGAGCGTGCCAAGTCGTTCGTAGGCCTCTCGCTGctctcgctttcttttcGAGGCTGCAGGCTCAGTCTACAAGGTggctgcgcaccagcgcagccaccgcctcctcctgtctTGATTTGCGGTCGCTGCTTGTCGGCTGCCCAAGGAGAGAACGCAGGAGGAGAGATGACAGCGCAGGAAGCGCGTTCAGTCGATGCTCCTGCTTCTAGTTGGTATTCCGCGGCGCGTGGGGTCGTCAGAGGCACTTccgctctgcagcagcaggtgttCCCATGCACAGGGGCGGCTGCATAGGATGCGGGTGCAGCTGAGCAGCGTGGCGCTATCGCAGGTAGGA is a genomic window of Leishmania mexicana MHOM/GT/2001/U1103 complete genome, chromosome 16 containing:
- a CDS encoding eukaryotic translation initiation factor 1A,putative, which gives rise to MPKNMGKGGKSFKAGNSKGNMQNQKRDLTYANPDEGEEYAQVKKALGNLRLELQLAGGSTVIGAIRGAMVRKVWIGQGDVVLVAKREFNENDVVDIIHRFTPAEVRLLVKENAIPRDFRSAEERDNNGNTDYIFVNDEDDAQDDDDDQNAIDRNEVIMDDPLAALDNL